Genomic DNA from Leucobacter triazinivorans:
TGAGCTGCTCGAGGATCACCGGGCGATCGTTGCCGGTTACGAGGCCGGGGACGTCGATGCGGTGCTCGCCACGTTGCAGGCGCACGCTCACCGTGCGGCGCAGACGCGCGCTGCGCTGGCGGGCTGACGCGGCGCGGTCACCGCGTTCGCGCGGACCTTCTTCGCGCCCGGGCGCGCGCCGGTGTCGACCCCGTTCGCCGTGACGGCCGCGAGATGATCGGTGACGTGCCGGACTCCGCGGTGATGCCCCGGAGAACGCGACAGATATCAATTCGTGATGAACGTGTTTAGCGCTAGCGAACACATCGCTGACGTATTAGAGTATCGTCATACAGTATGTCGAAACGGGTCCCGGGCCGTGACCGCACCGACCGGGACGCCGGGTCGACATATATCAACGCCGTGTGTAAACAAAGGAGTGAACATGGATCGACGTACCAGAACAGCCCGCCTGCGGGGGATCTCGGCTGCCGCCATCGCGGTCGGCCTTGCGCTGACGGGCTGTGCCTCGACCGGAGGCGCCGATGCCACCGGAACCGACGGTGGCACCGACGCCACCGCCGTGAGCTACCGCGCTGCCGACGGCAGCTGTGACGCAGCCCCGCGCGAAGGCGTCGCCTTCGACGAAGCGGAGACCCTGATCGAGAGCTTCCGCCAGCAGGCCGACAGTCTGCTCCAGACCGAACCGTTGCCTGCGGCGATCCCTGAGGGGACGACGGTGGCCTTCCTGAACAACGACACCCCGGTCGCTTCTCTGATGTACGAGAACATGGTGCTCGCGGCAGAGGCCGCCGGCGTCGAGCTGCAGAATGTCAGCACGGGCACCGACGCGCAGAGCATCAATTCGGCGTTGAACTCGGTCGTCGAATCCGACCCCGACATTCTGATCTCCACCTCAGTCGACGCCGTGTTCTTCCAGGACCAGCTGACGCAGCTGCAGGAGCAGGGCACTTCGATCGTCTACGCCTCGCAGATGAACGCCGAGGAGTACGGCCTCGATGACACGCTCGGCGGTTACAACGGGTCACTTGTCAACGGCGAGCTGCTCGCCGCGAGTGCCATCGCCTTCACCTGCGGTACCGGCACCGACTTCGTCTACTACAACATCCCCGAGCTGAGCTTCTCTGCAGTGGTGCAGGGCGCGCTCGAGGAGAAGCTCGCAGAGCTCTGCGCAGATTGCACGCTGCGCGTGGTCGACATCTCCATCCTCGAGTCCAGCCCCGCCGATGCGATCGTGAGCGACCTGCAGGCGAACCCCGACACCGATTTCTTCGTGACGACAGGCGATCAGTTCCAGATCGGGCTGCAGGAGAAGGCCGAACTCGCCGGGCTCACCAACGCAGTTGGGCTCGGTCAGGGCTCGCTGCCGCAGAACATTCAGCAGACCGTCGACGGGCAGCAGATCGCGGCGCACGCAGTCGACTTCAGCATGTTCATGTGGGCGCTGCTGGACGAGGGGCTGCGCAAGCAGCAGGACGTCTGGACACCCTACACCGACTGGCAGCGCGTCAGCCGGTCGACCTCGCGCGTGCTCACTCAGGAGAACGCCGGGGAGTTCGTCGCAGGCTTCGTCGCCTTCCCGGGGATGGAAGACGCCTACATGGAACTCTGGGGCGTCTGAGCGGATTCCGCTCCGTGCCGTGCACGACCGGGGCGGCGTAGGCGACTGCGCCGCCCCGGGACGACAGGAAGACGATGAGGGTGCAATAGTGGTAGCAAATGATGGCAGCCGCGAGGAGGATGGATCCGCGCCGCAGCAGCTCCTGACCGTGTCGGGAATCGTGAAGGAATTCCCGGGACTCCGGGCGCTCGACGACGTCTCGCTCGATCTCGCCAGTGGCGAGATCGTCGCGGTCGTCGGGCACAACGGATCGGGCAAATCGACGCTCGTGAAGATCCTCGCCGGGATCTACACGGAGGACGCCGGCGAGGTGCACCTCGCGAACGATGCCGGTGAGCAATCGGAACTGTACGTGATCCACCAGGATCTCGGCCTCGCTGCAGAGCTCACGGCGATCGAGAACCTCGGCCTCTCCAGGGATACCGGGATCCGAGGGCTCTTCCCGTTCCGCGCCGGTGTCGAACGGGCCCATGCCCGAGAGCTGATCTCCCGCTTCGGGGAGCCGTTCGACGTCGACGTGCCGGTCGGCACGCTCGCCCCGGCGCAGCGATCGATCATCGCGATCGCGCGAGCTCTGGACGGCTGGGCCCATCCGCACAACGTGCTCATCCTGGATGAGCCCACGGAGGCCCTGCACGCGAGCGAGGTCGAAGTGCTCTTCGCCGCCGTGCGGAGACTCGCGGCGGCGGGCGCCGGGGTCATCTTCATCTCCCACCGACTTGACGAGGTCATGGACCTCGCCGACCGCGTCGTCGTGCTCCGGGACGGCGCGAAGGTCGCAGACGAGTCCACCGCGACGCTCGACCATGACCGGTTGGTGACTTTCGTGACGGGGGTGACGAAGGAGGAGGAAGAGCACGGTACCAGCGGCCGCACCGTCGGCGAGATCGTGCTCGACGTCACCGGTCTCTCCGGCGAGGCCATCGAGGAGGTCGACCTCCAGGTCCGCGCCGGCGAAGTCGTCGGCATCGCCGGCGTGCTCGGTTCGGGGCGCGAGGCGCTGCCGGCGATGATCTTCGGGACTGAGGAATGCACCGAGCGCG
This window encodes:
- a CDS encoding sugar ABC transporter ATP-binding protein translates to MVANDGSREEDGSAPQQLLTVSGIVKEFPGLRALDDVSLDLASGEIVAVVGHNGSGKSTLVKILAGIYTEDAGEVHLANDAGEQSELYVIHQDLGLAAELTAIENLGLSRDTGIRGLFPFRAGVERAHARELISRFGEPFDVDVPVGTLAPAQRSIIAIARALDGWAHPHNVLILDEPTEALHASEVEVLFAAVRRLAAAGAGVIFISHRLDEVMDLADRVVVLRDGAKVADESTATLDHDRLVTFVTGVTKEEEEHGTSGRTVGEIVLDVTGLSGEAIEEVDLQVRAGEVVGIAGVLGSGREALPAMIFGTEECTEREFALAGEPYERRSPQESIRRGIGFVPGDRAKYGSVRPLTARENMTLPNFSELTTPFGTVDERAERRHAAQLIAEYGVRPPRPEQVFSQFSGGNQQKIVFAKWLRNDPSLLLLEEPTQGVDIGAKRAIYDAVDRVASAGTAVLVCSSDAKELVRLCDRVLVLRDGRVGAELSGDSLTESRLIMEGYGLMSEESK
- a CDS encoding sugar ABC transporter substrate-binding protein, producing MDRRTRTARLRGISAAAIAVGLALTGCASTGGADATGTDGGTDATAVSYRAADGSCDAAPREGVAFDEAETLIESFRQQADSLLQTEPLPAAIPEGTTVAFLNNDTPVASLMYENMVLAAEAAGVELQNVSTGTDAQSINSALNSVVESDPDILISTSVDAVFFQDQLTQLQEQGTSIVYASQMNAEEYGLDDTLGGYNGSLVNGELLAASAIAFTCGTGTDFVYYNIPELSFSAVVQGALEEKLAELCADCTLRVVDISILESSPADAIVSDLQANPDTDFFVTTGDQFQIGLQEKAELAGLTNAVGLGQGSLPQNIQQTVDGQQIAAHAVDFSMFMWALLDEGLRKQQDVWTPYTDWQRVSRSTSRVLTQENAGEFVAGFVAFPGMEDAYMELWGV